From the genome of Helicobacter pylori, one region includes:
- the tyrS gene encoding tyrosine--tRNA ligase, producing MEQKISIALKEIARGVNEIIGLEYIEKLVRKYYETNERFIVKAGFDPTAPDLHLGHTVLIQKLALLQQYGARVKFLIGDFTAMIGDPTGKNETRKPLNREQVLENAKTYEEQIYKILDQKHTEVCFNSTWLDALGAKGIIELCAKFSVARMLERDDFTKRYKENRPISIVEFLYPLLQGYDSVAMDADIELGGNDQKFNLLVGRFLQRAYGLNKEQSIITMPLLEGLDGVQKMSKSLGNYVGITEEPNAMFGKIMSVSDDLMWRYYTLLSAKTLEEIEDLKHGILNQTLHPKAVKEDLAGEIVARYYDDEQAIKAKEQFSKVFSANLLPEILLESDFDEGVGVLDVLKQIGFCPSTSQARRDIQGGGVKIDQEVVKDENYRFVKGNYVIQLGKKRFMKLNIN from the coding sequence ATGGAACAAAAAATCAGTATCGCTTTAAAAGAGATCGCTAGAGGCGTTAATGAAATCATTGGATTAGAATATATTGAAAAGCTGGTGAGAAAATATTACGAAACCAATGAACGCTTTATCGTTAAAGCCGGGTTTGATCCTACCGCTCCCGATTTGCATTTAGGGCATACGGTATTGATCCAAAAATTGGCTTTATTGCAGCAATATGGGGCTAGGGTTAAGTTTTTGATTGGGGATTTTACCGCTATGATAGGCGATCCTACAGGGAAAAATGAAACAAGAAAGCCTTTAAACCGGGAGCAAGTCTTAGAAAACGCTAAAACTTATGAAGAGCAAATCTATAAAATTTTAGATCAAAAACACACCGAAGTGTGCTTTAATTCCACTTGGCTTGATGCTTTAGGTGCAAAAGGCATTATAGAATTGTGCGCGAAGTTTTCAGTCGCTAGAATGCTAGAAAGGGACGATTTCACCAAACGCTATAAAGAAAATCGCCCCATTAGCATCGTGGAATTTTTATACCCTTTGTTGCAAGGCTATGATTCAGTAGCGATGGATGCGGATATTGAGCTTGGGGGCAATGATCAAAAGTTTAATTTGCTGGTGGGGCGCTTTTTGCAACGCGCTTATGGCTTGAATAAAGAGCAGTCTATCATTACCATGCCTTTATTAGAGGGGCTTGATGGGGTGCAAAAAATGAGTAAAAGCTTGGGGAATTATGTGGGGATCACTGAAGAGCCTAATGCGATGTTTGGGAAGATCATGAGCGTGAGCGATGATCTCATGTGGCGCTATTACACCCTTTTGAGCGCTAAGACTTTAGAAGAAATTGAAGACTTAAAACATGGTATTTTAAATCAAACCTTGCACCCTAAAGCCGTTAAAGAAGATCTCGCTGGTGAAATCGTGGCTCGTTATTATGATGATGAACAAGCCATCAAGGCTAAAGAGCAATTTTCTAAAGTGTTTAGTGCAAACCTTTTGCCCGAAATTTTATTAGAGAGCGATTTTGATGAGGGGGTTGGGGTTTTAGATGTTCTAAAACAGATTGGCTTTTGCCCATCCACTTCACAAGCCAGGCGTGATATTCAAGGGGGAGGGGTAAAGATTGATCAAGAAGTGGTAAAAGATGAGAATTATCGTTTTGTTAAAGGAAATTATGTTATACAGCTTGGTAAGAAAAGATTTATGAAATTAAATATTAACTAA
- a CDS encoding RelA/SpoT family protein, whose translation MNEIDKSVDIGFLRILDVIKKVTTPKGGIEILRTLIDFTPKIENALNLATKSHKGQYRKSGEPYIVHPICVASLVAFCGGDEAMVCAALLHDVVEDTPCKIETIEQEFGQDVANLVDALTKITEIRKEELGVNSQDPRMVVSALTFRKILISAIQDPRALVVKISDRLHNMLTLDALPHDKQVRISKETLAVYAPIASRLGMSSIKNELEDKSFYYIYPEEYKNIKEYLHKNKQSLLLKLNAFASKLEKKLFDSGFSHSDFKLVTRVKRPYSIHLKMQRKGAVNIDEILDLLAIRILLKNPIDCYKVLGIIHLNFKPIVSRFKDYIALPKENGYKTIHTTIFDESSVYEVQIRTFDMHMGAEYGNSAHWKYKAGGVDNEDHHEGMRWLQNFKYHDSDLKNDPKEFYELAKNDLYREDIVVFSPHGDTYTLPVGAIALDFAYMVHSDLGDKATDAYINSKKALLNQELRSGDVVKIVKGDKIIPRFIWMDQLKTSKAKNHLRIQRRNRLKEIDTKSMINILTTFFGRSVFEDVALKDYKNFEEKLMDCGVETTLTEAMKSFENLAKLTEEIENKVFSLKEDAILEYQEMSLWTRGLRYLGFKTSVLNFLTPNRQWQCKELEHFSVCSSNALEIKQVLLNDCCYPKYGDEIIAIVTDLKDPKAIAHHKFCKKAMAEVGAKVPMVYIEWHKRDRTIYKMMFYLGEKKSVLASLLTFLNRNECNIVGVSYLGYKDKYSSHCEVSFEIATDKADWIRALINRKYQDRIVELSSLDDAYEL comes from the coding sequence CCGTTGATATCGGATTCTTACGGATTCTTGATGTTATCAAAAAAGTTACGACCCCAAAGGGTGGCATTGAAATCTTAAGGACTTTAATTGATTTCACGCCCAAAATTGAAAACGCCCTAAATTTAGCGACAAAAAGCCATAAGGGGCAATACAGAAAAAGCGGCGAGCCTTATATTGTCCATCCTATTTGTGTGGCAAGCTTGGTGGCGTTTTGTGGGGGCGATGAGGCGATGGTGTGTGCTGCGCTTTTGCATGATGTGGTAGAAGACACGCCTTGTAAGATTGAAACGATTGAGCAAGAATTCGGGCAAGATGTGGCTAATTTGGTGGATGCGCTCACTAAAATCACTGAAATCAGGAAAGAAGAGTTAGGAGTAAACTCTCAAGATCCCAGAATGGTGGTTTCAGCGCTCACTTTTAGAAAAATCCTAATTAGCGCGATACAAGATCCAAGAGCCTTAGTGGTAAAGATTAGCGACAGGTTGCACAACATGCTCACCTTAGACGCCTTGCCTCATGACAAGCAAGTGCGTATTTCTAAAGAGACTCTAGCGGTGTATGCCCCCATAGCGAGCCGATTGGGCATGTCTTCAATCAAAAATGAATTAGAAGATAAGAGCTTTTATTATATTTATCCGGAAGAATATAAAAATATCAAGGAATATTTGCATAAAAACAAGCAGTCTTTACTCTTAAAACTCAACGCTTTTGCGAGCAAGTTGGAAAAAAAACTTTTTGATAGCGGGTTTAGCCATTCGGATTTTAAACTCGTTACAAGGGTGAAACGCCCTTATTCTATCCATCTTAAGATGCAACGAAAGGGTGCGGTTAATATTGATGAAATTTTGGACTTGTTAGCCATTAGGATTTTATTGAAAAACCCAATTGATTGCTATAAAGTTTTAGGGATCATCCATTTGAATTTCAAACCCATTGTCTCTCGTTTTAAAGATTACATCGCTTTACCCAAAGAAAATGGCTACAAGACGATACACACGACCATTTTTGATGAATCTTCTGTTTATGAAGTGCAGATCCGCACCTTTGATATGCATATGGGGGCGGAGTATGGTAATTCAGCCCACTGGAAGTATAAAGCTGGAGGCGTGGATAATGAAGATCACCATGAGGGCATGAGGTGGTTGCAAAATTTTAAATACCATGACAGCGATTTGAAAAACGACCCTAAGGAATTTTACGAACTCGCTAAGAACGATTTGTATCGTGAAGACATTGTCGTTTTTTCTCCCCATGGAGACACTTACACCTTACCGGTGGGAGCGATTGCTTTAGATTTTGCTTACATGGTGCATAGCGATTTGGGCGATAAAGCCACGGACGCTTATATCAATAGTAAAAAAGCCTTACTCAATCAAGAATTAAGGAGTGGGGATGTGGTGAAAATCGTTAAAGGCGATAAAATAATACCTCGTTTCATTTGGATGGATCAGCTTAAAACTTCTAAGGCTAAAAACCACCTACGCATCCAAAGGAGAAACCGTTTGAAAGAAATTGACACTAAGAGCATGATTAATATTCTAACGACTTTTTTTGGGCGCTCTGTTTTTGAAGATGTGGCTTTAAAAGATTATAAAAACTTTGAAGAAAAATTAATGGATTGTGGGGTGGAGACCACCTTAACAGAAGCGATGAAAAGCTTTGAAAATTTAGCCAAACTCACTGAAGAAATTGAAAATAAGGTGTTTTCTTTAAAAGAAGATGCGATTTTAGAATACCAGGAGATGAGTTTATGGACTCGAGGTTTGAGGTATTTGGGTTTTAAAACCAGCGTTTTGAATTTTTTAACCCCAAACCGGCAGTGGCAGTGTAAGGAATTAGAACATTTTAGCGTTTGTTCAAGCAACGCTTTGGAAATCAAACAGGTGTTGTTGAATGATTGTTGTTATCCTAAATATGGCGATGAAATCATTGCAATTGTAACGGATTTAAAAGATCCAAAAGCGATTGCACACCATAAATTTTGCAAAAAAGCGATGGCGGAAGTGGGTGCTAAAGTGCCTATGGTTTATATAGAATGGCACAAGCGGGATCGAACGATTTATAAAATGATGTTTTATTTAGGCGAAAAAAAGTCGGTTTTAGCAAGTTTATTGACTTTTTTAAACAGGAATGAATGCAATATTGTGGGCGTGTCTTATTTGGGCTATAAAGACAAGTATTCTAGCCATTGTGAAGTGAGTTTTGAAATAGCTACGGATAAGGCGGATTGGATCAGAGCCTTAATCAATCGCAAATATCAGGATAGGATTGTAGAATTATCCAGTCTGGATGATGCTTATGAATTATAA
- the fabX gene encoding decanoate oxidase/trans-2-decenoyl-[acyl-carrier protein] isomerase FabX — MVSTLKPLKIGKHTIKFPIFQGGMGVGISWDELAGNVAKEGALGVISAVGTGYYKNMRFVERIVAKKPFEALNFYSKKALNEIFANARKICGNKPLGANILYAINDYGRVLRDSCEAGANIIITGAGLPTNMPEFVKGFSDVALIPIISSAKALKILCRRWSDRYKRIPDAFIVEGPLSGGHQGFKYEDCFKEEFRLENLVPKVVEASKEWGDIPIIAAGGIWDRKDIDTMLSLGASGVQMATRFLGTKECDAKVYADLLPTLNKEDILLIKSPVGYPARAINTGVIKRIEEGNAPKIACVSNCVAPCNRGEEAKKVGYCIADSLGRSYLGNREEGLYFTGANGYRVDKIISVHELIKELTEG; from the coding sequence ATGGTATCAACACTCAAACCGCTAAAAATCGGTAAGCACACCATAAAATTCCCTATCTTTCAAGGGGGAATGGGTGTGGGGATTAGCTGGGATGAACTAGCTGGAAATGTTGCCAAAGAAGGGGCTTTAGGAGTGATTTCAGCCGTAGGGACTGGTTATTATAAAAACATGCGTTTTGTAGAAAGAATTGTGGCTAAAAAGCCCTTTGAAGCCTTGAATTTTTACTCCAAAAAAGCGTTGAATGAGATTTTTGCAAACGCCAGGAAGATTTGTGGGAACAAGCCTTTAGGAGCGAATATTTTATACGCTATCAATGACTATGGTCGTGTTTTAAGGGACTCTTGTGAAGCAGGAGCAAATATCATTATTACAGGGGCTGGTTTGCCCACCAACATGCCTGAATTCGTTAAGGGTTTTAGCGATGTGGCGCTCATCCCTATTATTTCTTCAGCGAAGGCTTTAAAAATCCTTTGTAGAAGATGGAGCGATCGGTATAAAAGAATCCCGGACGCGTTTATTGTGGAAGGGCCTTTGAGTGGGGGGCATCAGGGCTTTAAATACGAAGATTGTTTCAAAGAAGAATTCCGATTAGAAAACTTAGTGCCTAAAGTCGTGGAAGCTTCTAAAGAATGGGGGGATATCCCTATCATCGCTGCTGGGGGGATTTGGGATAGGAAGGATATAGACACCATGTTAAGTCTTGGAGCGAGCGGGGTGCAAATGGCGACTCGTTTTTTAGGTACGAAAGAATGCGACGCTAAAGTGTATGCCGATCTTTTGCCCACGCTTAACAAAGAAGACATTTTACTCATTAAATCGCCTGTAGGCTATCCGGCTAGGGCTATTAATACTGGGGTGATCAAACGCATTGAAGAGGGTAATGCACCCAAAATCGCATGCGTGAGCAATTGTGTAGCGCCTTGTAACAGGGGTGAAGAGGCTAAAAAGGTGGGCTATTGCATCGCTGATAGCTTGGGGCGCAGTTATTTAGGAAACAGAGAAGAGGGGCTTTATTTTACTGGGGCTAATGGTTATAGAGTGGATAAGATTATCAGCGTGCATGAATTGATTAAAGAGCTTACAGAGGGTTAA
- the ftsY gene encoding signal recognition particle-docking protein FtsY: MFNFFKKIVNKIKGGEAKEKKRQSVPKEELEEILIGFDIQYDLIESLLKHLGDLVTPKQLEVALLRFVRGESYYDKTRLKTITTKPLVHLIVGVNGAGKTTTIAKLAKLSLKQHKKALLGAGDTFRAAAVKQLQLWGEKLNIQVISAKEGSDPSSLAYNTIESAIAKNIDEVFIDTAGRLHNQTNLKNELSKIARTCSKVLKDAPFYKFLILDGTQGSSGLTQAKIFHETLALDGVIMTKLDGTSKGGAILSVLYELKLPILYLGMGEKEDDLIAFDEERFIEDLVDAVFVEQ, encoded by the coding sequence ATGTTTAATTTTTTCAAAAAAATTGTCAATAAAATTAAGGGTGGAGAGGCTAAAGAAAAAAAGCGCCAAAGCGTTCCTAAAGAGGAATTAGAAGAAATTTTGATTGGCTTTGACATCCAATACGATTTGATAGAGAGCTTGTTAAAGCATTTAGGCGATTTAGTTACGCCCAAGCAATTAGAAGTCGCTTTGTTGCGTTTTGTGCGCGGGGAAAGCTATTATGATAAAACCCGCCTAAAAACTATCACCACAAAACCCTTAGTGCATTTGATCGTGGGGGTTAATGGGGCGGGTAAAACCACAACGATCGCTAAATTAGCCAAACTCTCTTTAAAACAGCATAAAAAAGCGCTTTTAGGGGCAGGCGATACTTTTAGAGCGGCCGCAGTCAAACAGCTCCAATTGTGGGGCGAAAAGCTTAACATTCAAGTCATTAGCGCTAAAGAAGGGAGCGATCCAAGCTCTCTAGCTTATAACACCATAGAAAGCGCAATCGCTAAAAATATAGATGAAGTTTTTATAGACACCGCCGGGAGGTTACACAACCAGACCAACCTTAAAAACGAGCTTTCTAAAATCGCGCGCACCTGCTCTAAAGTTTTAAAAGACGCCCCCTTTTATAAATTCCTTATTTTAGACGGCACGCAAGGGAGTTCTGGGCTCACTCAAGCCAAGATTTTCCATGAGACTTTGGCGTTAGACGGCGTGATTATGACTAAGCTTGATGGCACTTCTAAAGGCGGAGCGATTTTAAGCGTGCTGTATGAGTTGAAATTACCCATTCTTTATTTAGGAATGGGCGAAAAAGAAGACGATTTGATCGCTTTTGATGAAGAACGCTTTATAGAAGACTTGGTTGATGCAGTGTTTGTGGAACAATAA
- a CDS encoding YkgJ family cysteine cluster protein — protein MKGSKERLDRFPCTSCWLCCKNITGIIELIEFDAGNGVCKFLDSETNLCKIYESRPLICRVDEAHKKLYSHIQLKEFYAKNAEVCNALQEANHMDKSFRVILKK, from the coding sequence ATGAAAGGATCAAAAGAAAGGCTTGATCGTTTCCCTTGCACCTCTTGTTGGCTTTGCTGTAAAAATATCACCGGGATTATTGAGCTCATTGAGTTTGATGCGGGCAATGGGGTGTGCAAGTTTTTGGATTCAGAAACCAATCTGTGCAAGATTTATGAATCCCGCCCGTTGATTTGCAGGGTTGATGAAGCACACAAAAAGCTTTATTCTCATATCCAGCTGAAGGAGTTTTATGCTAAAAACGCAGAGGTTTGTAACGCTTTGCAAGAAGCAAATCATATGGATAAGAGCTTTAGGGTTATTCTTAAGAAATAA
- the mobA gene encoding molybdenum cofactor guanylyltransferase MobA, producing MKNPIIDNIPCVLLDGGKSSRFIINNIQINKALMPFISHASLLEYQYTRLLKLFKKVIISAKKSHELNAPYLLERENDLFSPLFGIYNAFLTLQTPYIFFIPIDTPLVSFESIKALCGIKNFSVVYAKSPTKEHYLISLWHQNILNALSYALKTQNYRLSDLVKNTSSTAIHFDKEEEFLNLNTLKDYELAVQILKKRANG from the coding sequence TTGAAAAACCCTATCATTGATAACATTCCTTGCGTTTTACTGGATGGGGGCAAAAGCTCTCGTTTTATCATCAATAACATTCAAATCAATAAAGCTCTCATGCCTTTTATATCGCATGCTAGCCTTTTAGAATACCAATACACACGCCTTTTAAAACTTTTCAAAAAAGTCATTATCAGTGCTAAAAAATCGCATGAACTAAACGCTCCCTATCTTTTAGAAAGAGAGAACGATCTTTTTTCACCCCTTTTTGGCATTTATAACGCTTTTTTAACGCTGCAAACCCCTTATATTTTTTTTATCCCTATAGATACGCCTTTAGTGTCCTTTGAGAGCATCAAGGCTCTTTGTGGGATTAAAAATTTTAGCGTGGTCTATGCTAAAAGCCCTACAAAAGAACATTATTTGATTTCTTTATGGCATCAAAATATCCTTAACGCTCTTAGTTACGCTCTTAAAACACAAAATTACCGCCTTAGCGATCTTGTGAAAAACACCTCTTCTACCGCTATCCATTTTGATAAAGAAGAAGAATTTTTAAACCTGAACACCCTAAAAGACTATGAATTAGCCGTTCAAATTTTAAAAAAGAGGGCCAATGGCTGA
- a CDS encoding N-acetylmuramoyl-L-alanine amidase family protein — MLVRLGVVACLFWLHFAYATTLKIINIVPFGSSSVKISFNQEVKKFKEVSLKNFKSYLELEAILTIPKKHYQFSQQSFITIAQFSPKLARVVISYAPKMAYEVKFLKNKLYVSIVEKKPLVRHQMAPKPPKHHALKHQILKPAPKFIKKEAKEAKEKTPTKHAHSKHAHSQWNERSAKKEIPKKEAENESKNQVFIAEKKDTSIKTKRKKHKKIVLDAGHGGKDCGAMSANLVCEKDIVLEVVKFLHKELKKRGYSVLLTRDKDIYIDLVTRTKLANKKSADLFISVHANSIPKRSTSNAHGIETYFLSTARSERARKVAEQENKDNVNLMDYFSKSLFLNSLNTQRLIVSNKLAIDVQYGMLQSIRKNYPDVVDGGVREGPFWVLAGALMPSILIEIGYNSHAIESKRIQSKPYQKILAKGIADGIDSFFSKND, encoded by the coding sequence GTGCTTGTGAGGTTAGGGGTTGTTGCATGTCTTTTTTGGTTGCATTTTGCTTATGCTACAACCCTTAAAATTATCAACATTGTGCCTTTTGGCTCTAGCAGTGTTAAAATCTCGTTCAATCAAGAGGTTAAAAAATTCAAAGAGGTTTCGCTCAAAAATTTTAAGAGTTATTTGGAATTAGAAGCGATCCTAACCATTCCTAAAAAGCACTACCAATTTTCTCAACAATCGTTCATCACGATCGCGCAATTTAGCCCTAAATTAGCGCGAGTGGTCATTAGCTACGCTCCTAAGATGGCTTATGAAGTTAAGTTTCTTAAAAACAAGCTCTATGTTTCTATCGTGGAGAAAAAGCCCTTAGTTAGGCATCAAATGGCACCAAAACCACCCAAACACCATGCGCTGAAACACCAGATTCTAAAACCTGCCCCTAAATTTATTAAAAAAGAGGCTAAAGAGGCTAAAGAGAAAACACCCACTAAGCATGCGCATTCAAAACATGCGCATTCTCAATGGAACGAAAGGAGCGCTAAAAAAGAAATTCCTAAAAAAGAAGCAGAAAATGAGAGTAAGAACCAAGTTTTTATAGCAGAAAAAAAGGATACTTCCATCAAAACCAAGCGCAAAAAACACAAAAAGATCGTTTTAGACGCCGGGCATGGGGGGAAAGATTGCGGGGCGATGAGCGCGAATTTAGTGTGTGAAAAAGACATTGTTTTAGAAGTGGTGAAGTTTTTACATAAAGAGCTTAAAAAAAGAGGTTATAGCGTTTTATTGACAAGGGATAAGGACATTTATATTGATTTAGTGACCCGCACGAAATTAGCCAATAAAAAAAGCGCGGATTTATTCATCTCAGTGCATGCCAATTCCATCCCCAAGCGCTCCACTTCTAACGCTCATGGCATAGAGACTTATTTTTTATCCACCGCAAGGAGCGAAAGGGCTAGAAAAGTGGCTGAGCAAGAAAATAAAGACAATGTGAATTTGATGGATTATTTTTCTAAAAGTTTGTTTTTGAATTCATTAAACACGCAGCGATTGATTGTCTCTAACAAACTGGCGATTGATGTGCAATACGGCATGCTCCAAAGTATCCGCAAAAATTACCCTGATGTGGTGGATGGGGGCGTGAGAGAGGGGCCTTTTTGGGTGTTAGCCGGGGCTTTAATGCCTTCCATTTTAATAGAAATTGGTTATAATTCCCATGCGATAGAATCTAAACGCATCCAAAGCAAACCGTATCAAAAAATCTTGGCTAAGGGCATTGCTGATGGCATTGATAGTTTCTTCAGCAAGAATGATTAG
- the flhB gene encoding flagellar biosynthesis protein FlhB, with protein sequence MAEEEKTELPSAKKIQKAREEGNVPKSMEVVGVLGLLAGLLGIFVFFIWWVDGFSEMYRHVLKDFSLDFSKESVQELFNQLAKDTFLLLLPILIILVVVAFLSNILQFGWLFAPKVIEPKFSKINPINGVKNLFSLKKLLDGSLITLKVFLAFFLGFFIFSLFLGELNHAALLNLQGQLLWFKSKALLLISSLLFLFFVLAFIDLVIKRRQYTNSLKMTKQEVKDEYKQQEGNPEIKAKIRQMMVKNATNKMMQEIPKANVVVTNPTHYAVALKFDEEHPVPVVVAKGTDYLAIRIKGIAREHDIEIIENKTLARELYRDVKLNATIPEELFEAVAIVFAQVAKLEQERQKQKVIKPL encoded by the coding sequence ATGGCTGAAGAAGAAAAAACCGAACTCCCTAGTGCAAAAAAAATCCAAAAAGCCAGAGAAGAAGGCAATGTGCCTAAGAGCATGGAAGTGGTGGGGGTTTTAGGGTTATTGGCAGGGCTACTTGGTATTTTTGTTTTTTTTATATGGTGGGTGGATGGCTTTAGCGAGATGTATCGCCATGTATTGAAAGATTTTTCCCTAGATTTTAGTAAAGAAAGCGTTCAAGAGCTGTTTAACCAATTGGCTAAAGACACTTTTTTATTGCTTTTACCGATTTTAATCATTTTAGTGGTGGTGGCGTTTTTATCTAATATCTTGCAATTTGGCTGGCTCTTTGCCCCTAAAGTCATTGAACCTAAATTTTCTAAAATCAACCCTATCAATGGCGTCAAAAACCTTTTTTCTTTAAAAAAGCTCCTTGATGGGAGTTTGATCACTTTAAAAGTTTTTTTAGCTTTTTTTCTAGGGTTTTTCATCTTTTCCTTATTTTTAGGGGAATTAAACCATGCGGCTCTTTTGAATTTGCAAGGCCAGTTATTGTGGTTTAAAAGCAAGGCGTTACTGCTCATTTCTTCGCTTTTATTTTTATTTTTTGTCTTGGCTTTTATAGATTTAGTGATCAAACGCCGCCAATACACTAACTCTTTAAAAATGACTAAACAAGAAGTTAAGGACGAATACAAACAGCAAGAAGGAAACCCAGAAATCAAAGCCAAAATCCGCCAAATGATGGTAAAAAACGCCACGAATAAAATGATGCAAGAAATCCCTAAAGCCAATGTCGTGGTCACTAACCCTACCCATTATGCCGTCGCTCTCAAATTTGATGAAGAACACCCTGTGCCGGTGGTGGTGGCTAAAGGCACGGATTATTTAGCCATTAGGATTAAGGGTATCGCTAGAGAGCATGACATAGAAATTATAGAAAATAAAACGCTCGCTAGAGAGCTTTATAGAGATGTGAAATTAAACGCTACTATACCAGAAGAATTGTTTGAAGCCGTAGCGATTGTCTTTGCTCAAGTGGCTAAATTAGAGCAAGAACGCCAAAAACAAAAGGTCATTAAACCTCTTTAA